atatcaGATTAAATATTATACAGAATTAAAGTTTTCAAAAGCATtgctctgtttttttaaaacatgtttagtttttgcataatataatgttttcaggcagctgcgtattatcctcttttttttgttctgtgttaCCTtacttactttattttatttatttatttactagacAAACGGCTTTTCTCCTTAGCATATTGCCTTGTGATAAACAATAgagtggctcagtcttaattatCTAGTCGGACCCTGGCGTATGAATGTCTTTGTTGGAATGGATTTTATGGtacaagcaggacttcattagcattgccataaagcatccgctcagtgtggtgtttgagcagggaatgTCACCCAAAAGATCACATGACtaacaacaatggccgcctccaggtcaaGCTTATTGCAGCAAAACGAAATAAAACCAAGTTTGCAATTTTTTCCCCATAGGTTTCTTTCTTAAAGGGAAACGTAACCAGCCTTCTAGCCACATAAAAGAGATGTATAAATTATTTGACCCTCATCTTTTGTTctgtaatataattaatattaatattctgaTTATAAtttttctgattattattattattatttgtgttatcTGGTAGGGAAATATTCTATTCTGCAACCATATAAAACCTAGTCCAGGAAAATTCATGAAATCcaggaaagaaaatatttttttgcaaagtaTTGATTTCAtaatatttagctttttttctgcattgcaaagtaaaaaaaaacatctaaaacaaATCTTTATCCTTTATTCCACGCTTCTATTTTATTTGGCTTTCAGGGGCTGCGGGGCTTGGAATTTCTGTGGTAACTTCACTAAGAAAAAATTCCCACTTTACTCATTGCCAGGACTCATTACAAATAACGCTATTCATTCATCGCCTGAGGCCTTGTAAAAAGGGAGAATCCTAGCTGCAGCGCGAGCAAAAAAATCTCTGACACACTGAACGCAAGGTGTGTCGATACGCCGGGTGACTCAATAGATGTGTTGCCTTCACTTGTTTAAATAAGCgaaaacattaagaaaatgataattattttattaaatattaaactagTACGAAGATACCTCCGggaataatgtttttaaaagccTTGAGATTTCTACGCAAAACGCTAATTTTATAGATGTATTTTAGAAAGGACAGTTTTATTGATACTGTTTATCAGAGGTTTATATCCAATTTTGTCTCTGATCTCTATGTCTTAATAGCAtgcatattcatatatttaatataatatataatattattattattatatattatataaggtACATGTTAAAGAGTATTGATTGATTGAGTTTATATGAAAATGTTATGAGGATTGGTAATTTCCAGTTTTATTGCACAATATTATAGTAAATGGTGCCTGCCCCTTGATTTTCACTGATTTTGGGGGCTGTTGACCATGACTTCTGACGGGCTGAAATAACCTTTGATTCCCAATGTATCTTTTGTGCGTCTCTTAGTCACCATTAGATTTCATTTAACCTGTAATTTCTGTTCATACACCCCCAGTATTTCTATGCCATCATTCTACCCCACTTACGGCACAATCCTACTTATCGATACCCCCACATACCCCGATGTCATACACCCATTTCACGTCGTACCACTAACCTTGTGTTTACTGTTTAAAACTAACCACATGCTTTTCAGGCTCAATGTTAATATCCTTCCTATTTTCATATATAGTTATTCTTAACATTTACTTATTCACTCATTATAATTAACTTATATCATTTATATCACTACTGTATCACCacattattttctaatttctgaCATATAATTAatctatttataaaatacacgTTAGTGATTAACAATTTAACTATGTGTACAGAATTATCATAATAACATAAGCAACAAACTCTTTTCTGTTCTACCAAGACGTGAAGAACATTTGGTTCTCATGACCCTGCTGATTTCCTGCTGTTCCTGATTTCTGGCATCCGGACCTTGGCTTTGGCGTTCAACTATCCGATTTCCCCCGACCTTCGCCTTTTGACTTGGCCAACGGATTATCAATAAACCCCACAGCCACTCGGACCTGTGGTAGAGCCAGTTGGAGAGTGAAAACCCCCAATATGGTTGGAAGAGTGCCTCTATTCTTTTGAAGTGTAGACATTTTcatcttatataaatatatatttgtcattggtacaaaacatatttatcattgGTACAAAACATGTTTGTTAAAGGTGATAATAGTGTATTCTGACAAAATGTCGTGCCCTGAACTGTTAAttggtttgtttctttttatttgcccttATCCCATCTATCTGTTAATAATCCACGCTAAACAAATAGCAAGCATATATTTTATCCACGTGTCCCCAATTTTGGGGTGTTGGTTCAAGGCTTTCTGTTCAGTATTTGGAAGACACTTTCATTacatctgtgatttttttttgccttttagaCTAGTTGGGGTAAAGTCACCAGAGACCATGTAGAcccaaatgcacaaatctagtGATGTCATTACTATGGGCAAAACGAGATTGTATGTTCTTGATGCTGGCACTCTAAAGAGGCCTATGACATCTTACGCTATGCCCATTTTCCCAAGCTATAATTACCTAAGATCTTCTCCCAGTGTGAATTATCCCCCTTTCCAGTCATCCTCTTTAGTCACACCACAAATCCAATACAAAATATTCCTAGAATGACTGTAATTGCTGTTTAGTTTGTTGTAATTTAGTGTTTAGTCTGTTTTTGGGAATAAAGGAAGACTTAGTGAGCAAAATGCAGAAGAAGAAATTGGGGTACTTGTAACAGGATAATCTTTCTCTAGACCAAAAAATATCAAGCCTGGGGGTATGATGAAATGTCACGCATGAGTAACATTGGTTGTGTAAGAATCTGAAAGGATAAATTATCTTTTGTAAGCGGAAGTGGATTTCTCACTGGATGTCATATCATCGGGATATCCTATTGGTCACATATTTAtgccaaatatacattttgcacATTACTATTTCCGGTATATGGACAAGAAACATATCAAAGGCAATACATAGAatattgattaaaatatatacagatgAGATAAAAGGGTAAATAAATAGCATTCCTTTAGCTGTTGGTTTGAATTATTCCGTTTCTTCAAATTGTTTAAGTAATAGAGTTAAAGGAATTCATGTTTAGAAACACTAATGCAAGTTCTCAgataaaaactgttttttttgtattgtcaaAACCTTAGATCCTATCAACAAGTACCGGTTTCATCACATAAGCCCATATATGgactattgttttaaaaacaaacgtTCATGAGAAATTTCCTGTAAGTGTCTACATATATTGAGTCAGCAAAAAATTAATTCCAAGTTTACTTTAATTTAAAGGGGTATACAAACATTATCTGACAACACAAAAGGGAAATAGCATTGGGTCCACTGTTAAAGTAGATACatttactttaatgcatatgagagCAGTGTGGTCCCTTCAAATGTTTGTGTTGTCTTTTTGCAAGTATTTGGGGAAATTCTGCAAAATCCATGTCTATTCCCCAACCCTCAGCTAAATTCAGTGCCGGTGAAGAATGCAGCCAAACACATCAACCTGTATGTGATATACTCACCAGTAAGGTCCGGGGTTGGCTCGGTGAACCCTGTCTCTTCAGATCCCTGCGTACATGCTTGGAAAGTACtcacattgatttcaatgggatccCTTTCCAGCCAATCAGTCACCACCAATCCCTTTCCggcaatacatgtttgaaataaactacttTGTGTCTGACGCATGCAAACTGCGCCTCTGCCCAGGCGGGGACTGAggtgaaggagcagctgccagagtGAAGTGGAAGAGACCAGCTAAAGTGAGTGGAagagagcagaccaaaccactcCGACAGTAGAGggtgtacagaattaaataaaagcttttttgcTGTACTCACCTCACTACCAGCTGTTTTTCATATTCTCTATGCCTCTAAGCCTACTGTTTCTCCCTCCCTTACTGCTGCTCCGGTGGGCTTCTTTGAATTTCCATGGGGTTCAAGTGCCCCCTCTCGTCCCATTTGGAGTCTCATGAGGTCAGgtgctgtgattttttttgttttgtttttgaaaaaatgcatattaaagtactcccAGAgtaattaaatatgcattattctataGTAGGGTTGTCAGGAACAGTAAATGATCCCTTTATGGTTCGATAGATTCCGTGgtcaaacaataaaatgaatgaatgaagcgATATTGTGCATTTGTATATAAAGAATGCAACTAACTTAAGTATAAATGCCAATATTATATGTTTGGAACTAGAGACAGGAAAATTATATGGAGAAACATGAAATTTTCTGACACCCTTTTGATATACAAATGAAaccaatataaatgtaattttgtcaTCTTCACGGTCTTTAACAAATGAAAACTCTATATTGTCCTGTGTTAATCAATGTAATGGTTGTagagtatatttttaaagtatgAAAACAACAGCAAGTTTAGGTAGATTGCTTTTGATTTGATTATATTTGATCATATTTGAAACTACTGCTATTTGAAACATTACTTGTCAtgcataatttattataaatgttttcttaaaagcactataataataaatatataaactgaaatgaacattgaaataaaaattagcctgaaatattttatgttgagttaataaatatattaataaataactattaaattattaattctattaaaaatgatttgtcaTAGACAAATAGGGTAAATGGGGCAATACTAATTAATGCTACTTTACAAATCTACTTTCTAACATagggatgattttttttaaaatatcattttacattttattttatattattccaaccattttttttaatttagatagtttttttttatatttagtaatTATTTTGAATTGAAAAAGATTTCTTATCTacaactatctatctatatgcATCTTTTCAGATTTTTGCTTTCATGTCACGATATCTTTCTGATCTAAGGAGTTGCGCAATcacgagggttttttttttttcaatgtgttGTGTCACAACTTGTTGGCATTAAAGTGATTTTTCTGCCTGTGTTTGAATCAGCAATGAGAGGAAGTTGTAAAGTCTGACTCATTTTCAGTAGACTGTTTGGGGTATCCAGGTACTGTATAAATAGGCACGTTGAGCACTTAGAAAGTCAGAGACAGCGTGGAAGCCTTAAGACGCTTAACGATACAAAGAAAGAAGTAGCTGAGACATGAAGCATTTACTACTTCTTTTACTGCTCTCAGTCACCTATTGCTCTGCCTTCCCTGCAGTGTCCGAGTCCGACAGAGAAGAAGATGATGCCAAATTTGCAGAGGTAAGCATTTCCGTTAATAGAATATATGAGCGATCCAATtaaagcagtgtatatatgtatatatttatatatatatatagagagagagagagcgagagagagagagagagagagagagaataaagatacagttatattattctatattgttatatttaattgGAACCCAtggataaaattatatatttgtatatagttTACCTACCATTAACATGTTTATATGCATTTGAATTGACTTACGTATTTGGTTCTTTAAGTGTCATTGGCATTTaggtgtatttaaatattaaatcataGATAGCATATACAGCAGTATGTTGTTATCTTAAAAGAGTAGCGGATTTGGTGAATTGAAATGTTTAATCTCACTGCAACTGATTtacaaattagaaaataaagttTTGGTTTCATATTTACCTGGCAGGAGGttttagttttacttttttttattatgtttattatattttttataattttatatttatattgcccCTGGCAGATTGCATGTTGTTATTACAATGGTGGATAATATAAAATGAGCACACGATACTGGTAATTAAGGAGAAAAGGGTCCTGCTGTTTGCCTGTGGATCTAAATATTAAATTTTACCATAACCTCTGTGTTACATTTATCTGGTAGAGGGAGTTCAGCTATAGTCCCAAAGTTTTGCTCTAAGACTTGTTCATAGAAAAGTAGAAAGGTAGAATTCGCCAGCGGATAAGAAGCACTCGGCCCATCATGTGTTGTGTTATGCCATCATGGTGACCTCTCGCATGTCCCCAAACTATATTAACGAAGATTGggtctgttctttttttacacttttgtaGGAATACTTGAAAAAATACTACAAACTTGAAGGAACGCGTCAGTCAAGAAAGAAAAGCAGTAGTCCGTTCACTGAGAAAATTCGCCAAATGCAAGAATTTTTCGGCTTGGAAGTGACTGGAAAGCTTGATGCAGACACCATGGAAACGATGCAACAACCAAGATGCGGTGTTACCGACGTCGGTGAATTCAGCACCTTTCCTGGCCGCCCTGTGTGGCGGAAAAAAGACCTGACATACAGGTATTAGAAgatatataacagtatatatgCAAGTATGCATGTGTTCGGATCAAATTTGAAATTAAATCACATTCCTTTTTCTCCAAGAATTTTAAATTATACTCCAGACATGAGCAAAAATGATGTGGACAGTGCCATCAGGAGAGCTTTTAAAGTTTGGAGTGATGTGACGCCACTGACGTTCACCAGAATCTATGATGGAGCTTCAGACATTGAGATCTCATTTGCTGCACAAGGTACCGTACAACTTTCAAACTACTATGAGCAAATCTTATCAGTGATATCTTAGTCcaatgtttaaattatatattttttcttattatcgCAGTACATAATGATTTCTATCCATTTGACGGGCCACATGGTACATTGGCACATGCCTTTGCGCCTGGAAATGCCATTGGTGGAGATGCGCACTTTGATGAAGATGAAACATGGACACCTGGAAGCAATGGTAGGTCTTGTGCGACTACATTCACATTGACTCTTCTAGTTCCAAAGGCTTTGCTGTGTTATGCATGTTTGAAAAATGTGAAGGTATGACATTCCGAAGGTCCACCAAAcaatcattaaaatacattgtctTGTATTCTGTGGGTTCTTCAAAAGCTGCCACGGTGTACAGCatatcttaaaaagaaaaacctctgaatgtgtgttttttaatttaaaggttACAACTTGTTCCTGGTGGCTGCTCATGAATTTGGTCATTCACTTGGACTCTCCCATTCGAATAACCCTGATGCTCTAATGTACCCAACATATCATTACACTGACCCTAGTGAATATCAGCTTCCTGAGGATGATGTCAATGGGATCCAATCACTGTATGGAAGTAAGTATGTTATTAGTTTGATTCATTAATATAGGATTCCATGTAGTTAATGTGGGCGTTTATGATCAgggtgtaaaataataaaatagcaaaGTATGCATTCTCTATGTAGATTGAAAGAATGGGATAAGGATCTGgttgtatatatgtaaaataatgttggcCTATCGGTATCTATTGTTTTAAATGCACCATATAACTCTGTGATCACCAAAAATGATAAATCACTACTTATTAAGACATACAGTAAGGGAAAGAGACAGGGCGCGCTGAATTTACTATCTAACGGTACATTGTTACTGTATGACAGGGCCAATTGTGCAGCCAACACAACCAGGAAAACCAACCAcaacaacaacagcaacaacaactACTACTAAACCGTCGTCTGCCTGTCCAAATGTTACCTTTGATGCTGTGACAATCCTGCGTGGAGACATGATATTCTTCAAAGACCAGTatgctatttcttttttaatggtgAACTTGAGAAAACAATTACAACTCTGACATCATCACTATTGTTACATCTACACAACATATGGTGGAGATTTATGTTTTGAAAAAGGATAATGCCCTTTTattctatacatattttatgatAGCTACTACAACAGCTTTGATGGAACTTTGTAATTTTCACAAATACTTAATTACACCAATCAAAGTTAGCTTTAGTTTTTATTGCCTCTGAGCAAAAATATTCGTGGGCATCTGTAAGAATCCACACCACATGTGTGGTGATATCTTCTCTCCTTACAACTTCTTATGCGAGATCCCCAGTGGGACCACTTATGACCACTTATGACCAAACAGAACGTCGCATTCATATGAATAAGGTAGTTTAAGTACATacacaataaattataaaacaacAATCCCAAATGTTAACTAGACAAGGGTTGTGTTTTTGAAATCTTTTAggtctattttttaatttgttatttattattattttaatagacatTTCTGGCGTAAAATTCCTCAATTTACCGAAGTCGAATATAATCCAATAAAGTCCTTCTGGCCTGGCCTTCCAAATGGTATTCAAGCTGCGTATGAATATCCAGAAAGGGATCAAGTTCTCCTCTTTAAAGGTAGGCAACATGGTctttaaatcaaataataataaacgtgAACATGTGTGTGCGTTTTAACCCCTCCAGCTTTACACATTCCTAATGCAATGGCACATTTTCCTATTTTTAAATAGGGACAAAATACTGGGTTCTGAGCGGATACGAAGTATCAAAAGACTCTCCTAAAAGCATCTACGAGCTAGGATTTCCACGAATCGTAAAGAAAGTTGACGCAGCTGTTTACAACGATGAAACGGGAAAGACCTATTTCTTTGTAGATGATAAATACTGGAGGTAAGAATGTCCATTTTGcagtttttaacattaaaattaccCACTATTACTATTACCACCAAGCTTTCTCAAAACAATAGAGACAGAGTTTTCCCACAGTGTCTGTTTAATGAAAACCATCTATAGTGGGCAGAAGGAGCCGAAATTGAACTTAAACTATtataccttaaccccttcatgacaaagcctgtacatgtacaggctcacaatgcattgtcaaccggttgtccttaaggggttaaacatcttGTGAtcataaatggaacagcaggATGGACCAACCTTTGTTGCAagcaagtgttaaaaaaaatatatttatatatttatttatatttaatttagctATGATGAAGAAACACAGAGAATGGACAAagattttcctaaaaaaataaatgaaggcTTCCCTGGTATTGGAAACAAAGTTAATTCTGCTTTTAAGACAAacggtgagtaaaaaaaaaaaaatatatttcttatgcCTCTCCCAAGCCTACACCTCACAAATTAAAATGCTGAAAACTATCATAGTCCATTGGATATAACTTCATGTTAATTGGGTGGTAGTAGTTCATGGGCTCCTATATAAAAACTAGAAGTCTGTGTATGAGATACATTGCAAAGAACATTGTAACTGGCAGGTGTGATCAGCAATGTATGTAACTTCAACTTGCCCAAAAAAGTCTATCCCAGGCCAGCTCCCCCAGCCACCTTCCGCAGCTGCCTTCCATACCGCTGAGCAccgtgatgtgatgtcatatcctgatgcTCAGCGAGCTATGGATGTCGTGCCAGTAAGGCACGGTCCTCCATAGCATAAATTGGCCATTTGGCAAAATCAGAGATCTCCTTTGCAACCGACCCATTGAGTAGCGGCACACTAAATAACCTAATTGCCCAATAGAGCCCTCGGTTTGGCGGTAGAGGGACTGCCATCCCCCCAAGGCCTAGTCCAGGATACACTTAGAATACTCTACCAAAAGTAGATATATAAAGAACACATAAGAAAGAAAACACGTATTACATTTTGTACTAATCACcattttgatttctttttaggatttttatatttgtttcatgGAAATCGTCAGTATGAATTCAGCACATCCAAACGAAGAGTGACACGCATTTTGAAGAACACTAGTTGGCTAAACTGTGAAAGCAAAAAATAGTGACTACAGCCATGCATtttatatgttaattatttttttatacgcGCACCTTGGCTACTATGTATTTAACttataataattgttttgtgtaatatataataaagaatgCAATTATtcatatacatgtgtatgtcaTTTTTTAATGCATCTTGATCTACTCATTTGCAATGCCACAAACTGGAACATAATTTATTAAGTGTTACGAATGCCCATAGAATTTTTAGGTAACTTGAAGATTTGATAAGTTACAAAAAGGTCTATAGTTGGCTAACTATTCTCAGGTTCtgctgatttaaccccttaagcatgAAGTCTTTTCATAAATAAGGATGCACGTATTTTCACACAGAAAACACACAtaaatgcacataaacacacacagaaatgTCCTTCTGATATCAGCCTCAGGTATCTTCCCTTGTGTCCAGGTCAAGGATGGTTAGAAGAGAGCCACAGCGAATAAAGCTATTATGTGTCACTTAGAATAACGAATCCACAAGAACCATGTAAAATCCAACCAGAAATGTTGAATTTATTGGCATAGATGCGCTAAGGTTATAGAGTTTCCCATCAATATGCTATTTAACAGTATAATTGGAAGCTGGATTTTGTATTTAGCAACATGAACTCCTGTCACGACTTCTCCATTGTTTCCATTCCTGCATAACTAAAGTTTCGGCTTTGGTATGATATTACTTTGTTCGGCTTACATACCtagtgtttgagcagggcaAAATTGTCTGAAAacgtcaatttgttatgttatatactacttgttaagtCCTGTCttcccactgtacagcgctacagaatataatgggactatataaaacaataaataataataataatattgtctgGATTCCACCCAGCCAGCCTGGACCATGTGATAATTACCTACTGTCATGCCTACCTGCGGCCACTAGTGGCCTCCCTTCCCTCTCAACTGCCCCTCTTTCTCAAAACAATAGAGACAGAGTTTTCCCACAGTGTCTGTTTAATGAAAACCATCTATAGTGGGCAGAAGGAGCCGAAATTGAACTTAAACTATtataccttaaccccttcatgacaaagcctgtacatgtacaggctcacaatgcattgtcaaccggttgtccttaaggggttaaacatcttGTGAtcataaatggaacagcaggATGGACCAACCTTTGTTGCAagcaagtgttaaaaaaaatatatttatatatttatttatatttaatttagctATGATGAAGAAACACAGAGAATGGACAAagattttcctaaaaaaataaatgaaggcTTCCCTGGTATTGGAAACAAAGTTAATTCTGCTTTTAAGACAAacggtgagtaaaaaaaaaaaaatatatttcttatgcCTCTCCCAAGCCTACACCTCACAAATTAAAATGCTGAAAACTATCATAGTCCATTGGATATAACTTCATGTTAATTGGGTGGTAGTAGTTCATGGGCTCCTATATAAAAACTAGAAGTCTGTGTATGAGATACATTGCAAAGAACATTGTAACTGGCAGGTGTGATCAGCAATGTATGTAACTTCAACTTGCCCAAAAAAGTCTATCCCAGGCCAGCTCCCCCAGCCACCTTCCGCAGCTGCCTTCCATACCGCTGAGCAccgtgatgtgatgtcatatcctgatgcTCAGCGAGCTATGGATGTCGTGCCAGTAAGGCACGGTCCTCCATAGCATAAATTGGCCATTTGGCAAAATCAGAGATCTCCTTTGCAACCGACCCATTGAGTAGCGGCACACTAAATAACCTAATTGCCCAATAGAGCCCTCGGTTTGGCGGTAGAGGGACTGCCATCCCCCCAAGGCCTAGTCCAGGATACACTTAGAATACTCTACCAAAAGTAGATATATAAAGAACACATAAGAAAGAAAACACGTATTACATTTTGTACTAATCACcattttgatttctttttaggatttttatatttgtttcatgGAAATCGTCAGTATGAATTCAGCACATCCAAACGAAGAGTGACACGCATTTTGAAGAACACTAGTTGGCTAAACTGTGAAAGCAAAAAATAGTGACTACAGCCATGCATtttatatgttaattatttttttatacgcGCACCTTGGCTACTATGTATTTAACttataataattgttttgtgtaatatataataaagaatgCAATTATtcatatacatgtgtatgtcaTTTTTTAATGCATCTTGATCTACTCATTTGCAATGCCACAAACTGGAACATAATTTATTAAGTGTTACGAATGCCCATAGAATTTTTAGGTAACTTGAAGATTTGATAAGTTACAAAAAGGTCTATAGTTGGCTAACTATTCTCAGGTTCtgctgatttaaccccttaagcatgAAGTCTTTTCATAAATAAGGATGCACGTATTTTCACACAGAAAACACACAtaaatgcacataaacacacacagaaatgTCCTTCTGATATCAGCCTCAGGTATCTTCCCTTGTGTCCAGGTCAAGGATGGTTAGAAGAGAGCCACAGCGAATAAAGCTATTATGTGTCACTTAGAATAACGAATCCACAAGAACCATGTAAAATCCAACCAGAAATGTTGAATTTATTGGCATAGATGCGCTAAGGTTATAGAGTTTCCCATCAATATGCTATTTAACAGTATAATTGGAAGCTGGATTTTGTATTTAGCAACATGAACTCCTGTCACGACTTCTCCATTGTTTCCATTCCTGCATAACTAAAGTTTCGGCTTTGGTATGATATTACTTTGTTCGGCTTACATACCtagtgtttgagcagggcaAAATTGTCTGAAAacgtcaatttgttatgttatatactacttgttaagtCCTGTCttcccactgtacagcgctacagaatataatgggactatataaaacaataaataataataataatattgtctgGATTCCACCCAGCCAGCCTGGACCATGTGATAATTACCTACTGTCATGCCTACCTGCGGCCACTAGTGGCCTCCCTTCCCTCTCAACTGCCCCTCTGCTACTAATGTTCTGATCAGCTGAGCCACGTTACCTGGGTGTTAGCCTGCCCTTC
This sequence is a window from Spea bombifrons isolate aSpeBom1 chromosome 2, aSpeBom1.2.pri, whole genome shotgun sequence. Protein-coding genes within it:
- the LOC128474212 gene encoding matrix metalloproteinase-18-like, which gives rise to MKHLLLLLLLSVTYCSAFPAVSESDREEDDAKFAEEYLKKYYKLEGTRQSRKKSSSPFTEKIRQMQEFFGLEVTGKLDADTMETMQQPRCGVTDVGEFSTFPGRPVWRKKDLTYRILNYTPDMSKNDVDSAIRRAFKVWSDVTPLTFTRIYDGASDIEISFAAQVHNDFYPFDGPHGTLAHAFAPGNAIGGDAHFDEDETWTPGSNGYNLFLVAAHEFGHSLGLSHSNNPDALMYPTYHYTDPSEYQLPEDDVNGIQSLYGRPIVQPTQPGKPTTTTTATTTTTKPSSACPNVTFDAVTILRGDMIFFKDQHFWRKIPQFTEVEYNPIKSFWPGLPNGIQAAYEYPERDQVLLFKGTKYWVLSGYEVSKDSPKSIYELGFPRIVKKVDAAVYNDETGKTYFFVDDKYWSYDEETQRMDKDFPKKINEGFPGIGNKVNSAFKTNGFLYLFHGNRQYEFSTSKRRVTRILKNTSWLNCESKK